One Capra hircus breed San Clemente chromosome 29, ASM170441v1, whole genome shotgun sequence genomic region harbors:
- the THRSP gene encoding thyroid hormone-inducible hepatic protein produces MEDKAIMQVLTKRYPKNCLLTVMDRYLAVVRNMEQVVMIPSLLRDMQPSTHGYQAQTGASDLYSYFTMLKAIRMDVEHGLLPRQEWQAKLAGGKADGAETEAGEMEEAEEERVLGHLDLEAQFHLHFASLHHILTHLTLKAEEVTRRYQEKMGQAM; encoded by the coding sequence ATGGAAGATAAAGCCATCATGCAGGTGCTGACCAAGCGCTACCCTAAGAACTGCCTGCTGACCGTCATGGACCGGTACTTGGCTGTGGTGCGCAACATGGAGCAGGTGGTGATGATCCCCAGCCTTCTGCGGGACATGCAGCCGAGCACACATGGATACCAGGCCCAGACGGGCGCCTCCGATCTCTACAGCTACTTCACCATGCTCAAGGCCATTCGCATGGATGTGGAGCACGGGCTGCTGCCCCGGCAGGAGTGGCAGGCCAAGCTGGCAGGTGGCAAAGCCGATGGAGCTGAGACTGAAGCTGGAGAGATGGAAGAGGCTGAGGAAGAGAGGGTATTGGGGCACCTGGACCTGGAAGCCCAGTTCCACCTGCACTTCGCTAGCCTTCATCACATCCTCACCCATCTTACCCTGAAAGCCGAGGAGGTGACAAGGAGATACCAGGAGAAAATGGGACAGGCCATGTAG
- the NDUFC2 gene encoding NADH dehydrogenase [ubiquinone] 1 subunit C2 has protein sequence MMTGRQARAPLQFLPDEARSLPPPKLTDPRLAYIGFLGYCSGLIDNAIRRRPVLSAGLHRQFLYITSFVFVGYYLLKRQDYMYAVRDHDMFSYIKSHPEDFPEKDKKTYREVFEEFHPVR, from the exons ATGATGACTGGACGGCAGGCCCGAGCGCCCTTACAGTTCCTGCCTGATGAGGCCCGAAGCCTGCCGCCGCCGAAACTGACGGACCCGCGGCTCGCCTACATAGGCTTCTTGGGCTACTGCTCCGGCCTGATTGATAACGCGATCCGGCGGAGGCCGGTGCTGTCGGCCG GTTTGCATCGCCAGTTTCTATATATTACTTCCTTTGTTTTTGTTggatattatcttttaaaacGTCAAGACTATATGTATGCTGTGAGGGACCACGATATGTTCTCATATATCAAGTCAcatccagaggattttcctgaaaaAG ataagaaaacttaCAGGGAAGTTTTTGAAGAATTCCATCCAGTGCGTTGA